A region from the Lutra lutra chromosome 1, mLutLut1.2, whole genome shotgun sequence genome encodes:
- the RIPPLY3 gene encoding protein ripply3 — protein MRPEAAAGAREARGRVCHCPADGARRPPPPRGPESPTPWRPWILTSQEAELTRTGSRLEPGGDQQTPGSKGAFGFQHPVRLYLPISKRQEYLQSSGEKVLASFPVQATIHFYNDESDSDDDEQEAENQTSHLQRRETQGPAENSPGGKGRVQPTNPGWSSVGHNSLGGKGPLPHGDPLEGTEPASPK, from the exons ATGAGACCCGAGGCGGCGGCCGGAGCCCGGGAGGCGCGCGGGCGCGTCTGTCATTGCCCCGCGGATGGTGCCCGGAGGCCACCGCCACCGCGCGGGCCCGAGAG CCCCACACCGTGGAGACCTTGGATCCTCACATCCCAAGAAGCTGAGCTGACCAGAACTGGAAGCCGG CTTGAACCTGGAGGTGACCAACAAACTCCGGGATCAAAGGGGGCCTTTGGGTTTCAGCATCCTGTAAG aCTTTATTTACCCATTTCAAAGCGCCAAGAGTATCTGCAAAGTTCTGGGGAAAAAGTGCTGGCCAGTTTCCCAGTGCAAGCCACAATACACTTCTACAACGACGAGTCCGATTCAGATGATGACGAGCAAGAGGCGGAAAACCAGACTTCCCACCTTCAGCGCCGGGAGACGCAAGGTCCGGCGGAGAACAGCccgggagggaagggcagagttcAGCCGACAAACCCAGGATGGAGTTCTGTAGGACACAATAGCCTCGGTGGGAAGGGTCCACTCCCTCATGGTGACCCTCTGGAGGGCACAGAGCCTGCCTCACCCAAATAA
- the LOC125094576 gene encoding translation initiation factor IF-2-like: MEPSPAFSSRAWAGPAPSRYRSHLAHTCVRGGGRGRPGRDNGGRGAADGGPRLRTDRRAQPAGDPRGGARGRRRCWVPGFSLGPSGSAAPSRAPGRVSRSRPRPRPRPHPRLRPAGPSCPAASPPPPERTRAAGSEAGGGRAIGDVSAPGASLTLDAGNRRPRSTTNSWVPTRTPPV, encoded by the exons ATGGAGCCTTCCCCCGCGTTTTCCAGCCGTGCGTGGGCCGGCCCTGCTCCCTCCCGCTATCGCTCGCACCTGGCACACACTTGCGTTAGAGGTGGCGGCCGGGGACGGCCGGGCCGCGACAATGGGGGCCGCGGAGCTGCGGACGGCGGGCCGCGCCTGCGCACTGACAGGCGGGCCCAGCCAGCGGGGGACCCGCGGGGAGGAGCGCGAGGGCGGCGGCGCTGCTGGGTCCCGGGGTTTTCTCTAGGCCCTTCCGGAAGCGCCGCCCCATCTCGCGCGCCGGGGAGGGTCTCCCGCTCGcgaccccgcccccgcccccgcccccacccccggctgcgGCCCGCTGGCCCCTCCTGCCCCGCTGCGTCCCCACCGCCCCCGGAACGGACGCGAGCCGCGGGGTCGGAGGCCGGGGGAGGGCGTGCGATCGGGGATGTGTCGGCGCCCGGCGCTTCTCTGACGTTAGACGCGGGAAACAGAAGACCTCGTTCG ACGACAAATTCGTGGGTTCCCACCCGCACCCCTCCCGTGTGA